The Chthonomonadales bacterium genome contains the following window.
GAACCGCCTGATCGAGGCCAACATGCGGCTCGTGATCAACATCGCCAAGCACTACCACTGCCCCGTGGTTCCTTTCGAGGACCTGGTGCAGGAGGGCGCCATCGGCCTGATGACGGCCTGCGAGCGCTACGACCCGCTGAAGGGCTACCGCTTCAGCACCTACGCCACGCACTGGATCCGGCAGGCGATCAGCCGATCCATCGACAACAAGGCTCACGCGATCCGCGTGCCGGCGCACGTCTCCGAGACGCTCCGCAAGATCGAGCGCGCTCGCGCCACGCTGCTGCGCGAGGCAGGCGAGGAGCCGAGCGTCGAGCAGGTCGCCGAGCGCGTCGGCATGCCGCCGCCCAAGGTCGCCGCATACCTCCAGGCCGCCCAGGACCCGCTCTCCCTCGACATGCTCGTGGGCGAAGAGGAGAGCACCTCGCTCGGCGCGCTGATCAACGATCGGGCCGCCCCCGACCCGCAGGCCGACCTGATGTCCCTCGAGGTGCGGCGCGAGCTCCAGAGCATCCTGGAAACGCTCAGCGAGCGGGAGCGAATGGTGATGCGCCGTCGCCTGGGATTCGACGACGACGAGGCGCACGTGCTGCAGGACATCGGGGATGAGCTGAAGATCTCGCGCGAGCGCGTGCGGCAGATCGAGGCGCAGGCGCTCCGGCGGCTGCGCGCGGCGGCCAGGCGCCGCCGCCTCGGCGACTTCCTGCTCGGTTAGCGGCCGGCCGCGGACCGGTTTCGGTGCGCCTGCCCTATGCCGCGCGAGCCCGACGCCGCGCGAGCAGCCGCAGAGCGTGCCTCAGCTCGCCGCTTCCCAACGCCAGCGCGCACAGTCCGTAGACCATCGTGCCCGCGGCGGAGGCCGCGCCCAGCGTCAGCAGAGCGTGGACCTTCACCTCGCGCACGCCGTGCGCCGGCCCCAGCAGGCTTCCCGCCCCCTCCCGTACCGCCCAGCAGACCACCCCCGCCGCGGCGCCGGCCAGCACGATGCGCCCCACCGACATGGCCAGGTGCCGGCCGCCGAGCCCGCGGAGCCGAGCGCGCAGCACCACCAGCATGGCCGCCATGTGCAGCGTGGCCGCCACCGTGGTGGCCAGCGCCAGACCCGCGTAGCCCAACCCGAGCGTGTTCATGAACAACAGGTTCATCGGGATGAACACGAGCGTCACCAGCGTTCCGATCACGACGGGCGTGACGGTATCCTGCATCGCGTAGAAGCCGCGCGCCAGCACGGCCTGCGCCGACCACGCGAAGATGCCCAGGCTGTAGCAGGTCAGCGCGGTAGCCGTCATGGTGGTGTCGGCCGAACTGAACCGGCCGTGCTGGAGGATCACGGCGATCACCGGCCGCGCGAGAAGAATGAGGAGGACCGAGGAGGGCACGGTCAGGAAGAGGATGAACCGAATGCCCGTGTTGACCGATGCGCGAAGCTGCGCCCAGTCGCGCCGGGCGGCGTGCGCGGCCAGCGTCGGGAAGATGGCGACGGAGAGCGCCTGCCCGAAGATGGCGAGCGGGGCCTGCATCAGCATGTTGGCGCGCGTGAGGGCGGAGAGCGGGCCGGGCCCCAGGCTCGTGGCGAAGATCCGGTTGAAGAGGATGCTCACCTGCGGCAGCGCCAACCCGAGGATGACCGGCAGCATCAGCTTCCACACGCGCATCGCGTCCGGGTCGCGCCAGTTGAACGTGGGGCGATAGCGCATGCCCAGGCGCGAGAGCGCCCAGCCCTGCAGGGCGAAGTTGCCAACGATGGCGCCCAGGAGCGCGCCCCAGCAGAGCCCGGCCACGCCGACGAACGCGGTGAGCACCAGGCCGCCGAAGATGATCCCCAGGTTGTAAAGGTTCGGTCCCAGCGACGGCACCAGGAACCTGCCCTTCGCCTGCTGCGCGCCCATCATCAGGCCGCCCAGGAAGAAGCAGAGTTGCGCCGGCAGCACGATGCGGGTGAGCGGGACGGTCGCCGCCACCTCCGCCGGGGTGAACCCGTAGCTCGTCAGGCGCACGAGCGGCGCCGTCAGCGCCTCGCCCACCACGACGAAGGCCGTGACCACGACGAGCATCACGCTCGCCACGATGCTGAACACACGCCACGCCTCGTCCTCGCGGCCCAGGGTGATCTTCTCCGTGAACACCGGGATGAAGGCAGAGGAGAGCGCGCCTCCGGCGATCAGGAAGAAGAGCAGATCGGGCACGACAAAGGCGGCGTAGTAAACGTCGGAGATCGATCCCTGGCCGAACTTCCCGGAGATGATGGCGTCGCGAACGAGACCGAGGAGGCGGCTAGCGAAGATCGACACCACCATGATGACGGCGGCGCCGGCAACGCCACGCCCGGGGTCCGGCCGAGCCGCCGCGGGGGAGGCTGTGGTCATGGGCTTGTTGTACCCGATCCCGAGGCGCCCGGCAGCCACCGTGTGCGCCGGGTGCCTGGAGTGACACTGCCGAGGATGGCGGCATGGCGCGCGCCGGTCGCCGACGGCACGTTCGACGGCCGGCCATGCAGCGTCTCGTAGGCCAGCAGGGCGAAGGCGACGGCCTCCTTCGCGTCGCCGTTCATCCCGAACGCGGCGTGAGTTGTCACGCGCGCCGGCGCCAAGCGCTCGGCAAGCATGGCCATCAGCGTGGCGTTGTGGACCCCGCCGCCGCCCACGATCACGGTGCCGGGCGCGCCGCGCGGGGCCAGGTGCTCGCGATAGGCTGTGGCGATGCTCTCGGCGGTGAGCGCCGTTGCGGTGGCGAGCACGTCGGGATGTGAGAGGCCGAGCGCCGTCCCGCGCGCGAAAAGCGCGCGCGCGAAGGGCTCACCGAAGACCTCGCGCCCGGTGGTGCGCGGCGGAGCTTGGCGGAAGAACGGGTGGTTGAGAAGCTCGGCCAGCAGGCCGGGGTGCACCCGGCCCGACGCGGCAATGCACCCGCCCTCGTCGCGGCGGCGTGCGCCGCCGGTCTCCATGCCGACGAGTGCGTCGATGACCATGCTGCCGGGCCCCGTGTCGAACGCCACCACCCCGTCGCGCCGGGCGTCGCGGGGCAGATAGGTGACGTTGGCGATCCCACCGATGTTCTGCACCGCGCGGGCCTCGTCCGCGCTCGCGAGCAGAAGCCAGTCGGCATAGGCCACGAGCGGTGCGCCGTGCCCGCCGGCCGCCATGTCGGCCGAGCGGAAGTCGGAGACGACGGCGCAACCGGTCCGCGCGGCGAGCGCCGCGGCCGAGCCGATCTGCAGCGTGCCGCGCACGCTGGCGCCGGCCACATCTCGGGGCTCGGGCTGATGCCACACGGTCTGTCCGTGGCAGGCCAGGGCATCCACCTCGCGCAGCGCCACGCCGGCGTCGCGGGCGACCGCCGCGGACGCCGCGGCGAACCGTTCGGACAGGAGCGCGTGCACCGCGCACAACTCCGGCAGGCGCGCGCGCTCGGCGTCGCAGCAGCGCAGGATGGCCTCGCGAAGCGGCGGCTCGTAGGACAAGCAGCGGAAGCCGAGCAACCGTATGTGCGTTCGGCGGCCGTGCCCGCGGATCTCGACGAGCGCCGCGTCCACGCCGTCCGCGGAGGTGCCCGACATCAGTCCGATGATGTGC
Protein-coding sequences here:
- a CDS encoding anhydro-N-acetylmuramic acid kinase; amino-acid sequence: MIGLMSGTSADGVDAALVEIRGHGRRTHIRLLGFRCLSYEPPLREAILRCCDAERARLPELCAVHALLSERFAAASAAVARDAGVALREVDALACHGQTVWHQPEPRDVAGASVRGTLQIGSAAALAARTGCAVVSDFRSADMAAGGHGAPLVAYADWLLLASADEARAVQNIGGIANVTYLPRDARRDGVVAFDTGPGSMVIDALVGMETGGARRRDEGGCIAASGRVHPGLLAELLNHPFFRQAPPRTTGREVFGEPFARALFARGTALGLSHPDVLATATALTAESIATAYREHLAPRGAPGTVIVGGGGVHNATLMAMLAERLAPARVTTHAAFGMNGDAKEAVAFALLAYETLHGRPSNVPSATGARHAAILGSVTPGTRRTRWLPGASGSGTTSP
- a CDS encoding sigma-70 family RNA polymerase sigma factor — protein: MTGKKAKARHEDAAVAEAAGVLRFASEPTSCIHLLTRERLLTPDEEALLATAARQGDRRARNRLIEANMRLVINIAKHYHCPVVPFEDLVQEGAIGLMTACERYDPLKGYRFSTYATHWIRQAISRSIDNKAHAIRVPAHVSETLRKIERARATLLREAGEEPSVEQVAERVGMPPPKVAAYLQAAQDPLSLDMLVGEEESTSLGALINDRAAPDPQADLMSLEVRRELQSILETLSERERMVMRRRLGFDDDEAHVLQDIGDELKISRERVRQIEAQALRRLRAAARRRRLGDFLLG
- the murJ gene encoding murein biosynthesis integral membrane protein MurJ, with product MTTASPAAARPDPGRGVAGAAVIMVVSIFASRLLGLVRDAIISGKFGQGSISDVYYAAFVVPDLLFFLIAGGALSSAFIPVFTEKITLGREDEAWRVFSIVASVMLVVVTAFVVVGEALTAPLVRLTSYGFTPAEVAATVPLTRIVLPAQLCFFLGGLMMGAQQAKGRFLVPSLGPNLYNLGIIFGGLVLTAFVGVAGLCWGALLGAIVGNFALQGWALSRLGMRYRPTFNWRDPDAMRVWKLMLPVILGLALPQVSILFNRIFATSLGPGPLSALTRANMLMQAPLAIFGQALSVAIFPTLAAHAARRDWAQLRASVNTGIRFILFLTVPSSVLLILLARPVIAVILQHGRFSSADTTMTATALTCYSLGIFAWSAQAVLARGFYAMQDTVTPVVIGTLVTLVFIPMNLLFMNTLGLGYAGLALATTVAATLHMAAMLVVLRARLRGLGGRHLAMSVGRIVLAGAAAGVVCWAVREGAGSLLGPAHGVREVKVHALLTLGAASAAGTMVYGLCALALGSGELRHALRLLARRRARAA